TCGGTGAAGGGCATTGCTTACAGAACTCAAAAGGGAGAGATTCGCAAAAATGAACCGCGGCCCTATATCGAAAATCTTGATGATATCCCTCTGGTTTCATCGGTGTATAAACGACATCTTGGAACCAAACCCTATTTTTACGGGCATAGCCGCTATCCGCTCGTTGTGATTATTTCTGGGAGAGGCTGTCCTTTTCACTGCACCTATTGTGTTATCCCCCAAACCCTTCAGGGGCATAAATATCGTACTCGATCGGTTGCCAATGTTGTTGAAGAATTCAGGTATGTTGCCGAGAATATGCCCGAAGTAAAAGAAATTATGATCGAAGATGATACCCTTACCGCCAACAAAAAACGGTGCAGAGAGTTGTCGGACACATTGATAAAAGAGAAGATGACCCGTATCCCCTGGTCGGCCAATTCCCGGCCGGATGTTGATATTGATACCATGCGGCTCATGAAGAAGGCCGGGTGCCGTCTTTTCTGTGTAGGGCTCGAAAGCGGCGATCAGCAAATTCTCGATAATATCAAAAAGGGGACCAAAATTGAACGAATCCGGCAGTTTGTCAAAGATGCCCGCCGCGCGGGAATTCTTGTTCACGGCTGTTTTATGGTCGGCAACCGGGGAGAAACAAGAGAAACCCTCGAAAAAACATTGCAGTTGGCCAAGGATTTGAATCCCGATACTGCACAATTTTATCCTATAATGATCTATCCCGGTACCGAGGATTACGCCTATTTCGATGAAAAGGGATGGATGGTTACGCATAATTTCAGGAAATGGCTTAATGAAGAAGGACTCCATTCTTCGGTTGTGTCCAATCCCGATTTAACCTATGAAGAACTGTGTGCATTTTGTGACCGCTCCCGAAGAGAATTTTATCTTCGCTTTTCATATATGACTGCCAAATTTATCCAGATTATGCGTCATCCCGGTGAAGCGAGGCGGGTATTTAAGGGGTTTCTGAATATCTACAAATATCTTTTGAATTCTTCACCCAAATCCGGATGATACCCTGTTTCACGAAACCATGGCAGTAACCATCAGTGCAACAATACTCTTCTGGCTTTCACTCTTCCTTTTGATCTGGGCCTATGGAGGATTCTCTTTTTTCCTCTCCTTTGTGAGCAGGTTTGTTAAAAAACCGGTAAGAGATTTTTCCTTTAAGCCAGCGATTACAATTTTTATTCCCGCTTATAATGAAGAAAAAGTAATTGCCGAAAAGATAGACAATTGCCTTGCCTTAGACTATCCCCGGGATCGTCTCGAAATAATGGTGTGTTCCGATTGCAGTTCTGATAAAACCGTTGCAATCGCGCAGTCGTACGCCGGTAAGGGGGTTAAGGTTTTTGATTACCGGGAGCGCTCGGGCAAGACCGGCATGATAAACAAAGCCGTTCCTGTGGCTCAAGGAGAGATTGTCGTTCTTACCGATGCCAACACCATGTTTGAAACCGATGCCGTGTCGAAAATGATAAGCATGTATTCGTCGGAGAAAATCGGCGCTGTTTTGGGGCAGGTCAAACTCCGGGTGCCCGATCTGGGATATGGGCTGGATAAAGAGGTGGTATACAGAAGTTTTGAGGCGGAACTCAAATACAGAGAAGGTCTGTTCGGTACTGCTCAGGGGGCCTTTGGGGGAATGTATTCCATTAGAAAAAAACTCTTTAAACCTTTGCCTCCCAATGCATATTCCAATGATGATTTTCTTACCCCCATGAAAATAATGAGCAGAGGGTATAAGGTTTTATTTGATAAAGAAGCCGTTTCGCATGAAGATACGGCGATGAATGTGGAGGAAGAATTCAGGAGACGGGTACGGATTGGTGCGGGAAATTTTCAATCGTTCTTTTTTCTTCTTCCCATGCTCAATCCTTTTCGGGGAACAGCGTTCCTTTTTTATTTATCTCATAAAGTCCTGCGCTGGTTTTCTCCCATGCTTTTAATTCTTGTACTGACAGCGAACATTTTTTTGATTTCCGAGCCGATTTATCTGGTGTTGTTTCTCTTTCAGGGAGCCTTTTATGCTACTGCCTTAATCGGCTGGATATTATCGAAAGTAAAAATCAATCTGCCTATGGTTTCATCAATTTATCACTTTTCTTCTATGAATCTGGCGGTGCTTCTGGGTTTTTTCAAATGCCTTCGGGGCATAAAGAGTGCAGTCTGGCAATCGACGGAAAGGGCAGTCGTATGAAAGTGTTGATAATTACCGAAGAAGATGTTTTTTATATTTATGAATTCTTCAAACATTTTTTCCCCCTTGCCCGCAAAGCAGATTATACGGTGAGTGGTATTACCATCTTACCCCCTTTTAACAAGCGCTCTACGGCAGCATTGGCAAAACAGATGTATGGTTTTTACGGTCTGTTCAATTTTCTCAGGATGGGTTCGCTCTATGCATTCCGAAAATTTGCGGGGTTCAGTGTCGAGCAACTTGCCAAAAAGTACGGCATACCTTCTCTGGACACTCAAAATGTCAACGATCCCGCCTATATCGAAAAAGTCAGAGAAAACAGGATCGACTGCATTGTTTCGATTGCCGCGCCCCAGATCTTTAAAGGCCCTCTGCTTGATTCCGTTCCCAAAGGATGTATTAATTCTCATTCGGCGCTGCTTCCCGAGAATAAGGGGATGATGCCTGTTTTCTGGGGTATGTATTCGGGTAACCCGTATATAGGTGTGACAATTCATTATATGGATAAAAAACTCGATAGCGGAGATATTGTCAAGCAGAAAAAAGTGGAAGTCGGCAATGAATCACTCCATGAAATGATAATAAAAACCAAGCGTTTAAGCGCCCATCTTATCGATGAATCGCTCCGGGAAATAATGGCCGGCAGAGTACAACGTAGTCCGATGCCTCAGGGAGGGTCGTATCATTCATTCCCAACGCCGCAGGAAGTGAAAGAATTTAAGCGGCGGGGCAAGAGAATTTTATAGGCGGAAATGTATTTTGTAATTAGTGATTCTCGGATACGAACCATTAGAAAAAAACGTCTGCACCATGAAAAATGCCTTTTCTATCGACCTTGAAGATTGGTTCTGTGTTAATAATCTCAAGGAGGTCATCGATTATTCTTCATGGGATACAAAAGAGCTTCGCGTCGTACCGAATACCCGAAAACTCCTCTCTATTCTCGATACGCACAACGTAAAATGTACGGTTTTTGTTCTAGGATGGATCGCCGAACGAGTTCCTGAACTGATTAGAGAAATTGATGAGGCCGGTCATGAGATTGCTACCCATGGATATGCTCATTTATTTGTGAAAGAGATAACCCCCGATATTTTTGAAAAGGATCTCAAGGAATCATTGAAGATGATCAGGGCAGCCGTTGATACGGAGATCAGAGGCTATCGTGCCCCTTCATTTTCTGTTAAAGTAGAACAGAAAGGGATTTTCGACATACTGGCACGAAATGGAATCCGATACGACTCATCAGTGTTTCCCATTGCATTTCATCCGGACTACGGCAATTCTCTGTCCTGCCTTTCTCCCTTTAAAGTCACCGAAGAAATTATCGAATTTCCCATGGGCTGTTTTCGTCAATT
This Chitinivibrionales bacterium DNA region includes the following protein-coding sequences:
- a CDS encoding radical SAM protein encodes the protein MKILALNPPFLHRYSRESRSPAVTRSGTLYYPMWLAYSVAYLEKHDHEVLFIDAPAAELDAAQVYEKAKEFQPQMAILDTSTPSIYSDIEVAEGLKKALPDIFVTLVGVHVSALPEETLQLNDAVDAVAFREYDATVVELAEKIVHSRDDTSLESVKGIAYRTQKGEIRKNEPRPYIENLDDIPLVSSVYKRHLGTKPYFYGHSRYPLVVIISGRGCPFHCTYCVIPQTLQGHKYRTRSVANVVEEFRYVAENMPEVKEIMIEDDTLTANKKRCRELSDTLIKEKMTRIPWSANSRPDVDIDTMRLMKKAGCRLFCVGLESGDQQILDNIKKGTKIERIRQFVKDARRAGILVHGCFMVGNRGETRETLEKTLQLAKDLNPDTAQFYPIMIYPGTEDYAYFDEKGWMVTHNFRKWLNEEGLHSSVVSNPDLTYEELCAFCDRSRREFYLRFSYMTAKFIQIMRHPGEARRVFKGFLNIYKYLLNSSPKSG
- a CDS encoding glycosyltransferase; this translates as MAVTISATILFWLSLFLLIWAYGGFSFFLSFVSRFVKKPVRDFSFKPAITIFIPAYNEEKVIAEKIDNCLALDYPRDRLEIMVCSDCSSDKTVAIAQSYAGKGVKVFDYRERSGKTGMINKAVPVAQGEIVVLTDANTMFETDAVSKMISMYSSEKIGAVLGQVKLRVPDLGYGLDKEVVYRSFEAELKYREGLFGTAQGAFGGMYSIRKKLFKPLPPNAYSNDDFLTPMKIMSRGYKVLFDKEAVSHEDTAMNVEEEFRRRVRIGAGNFQSFFFLLPMLNPFRGTAFLFYLSHKVLRWFSPMLLILVLTANIFLISEPIYLVLFLFQGAFYATALIGWILSKVKINLPMVSSIYHFSSMNLAVLLGFFKCLRGIKSAVWQSTERAVV
- a CDS encoding DUF3473 domain-containing protein; translated protein: MKNAFSIDLEDWFCVNNLKEVIDYSSWDTKELRVVPNTRKLLSILDTHNVKCTVFVLGWIAERVPELIREIDEAGHEIATHGYAHLFVKEITPDIFEKDLKESLKMIRAAVDTEIRGYRAPSFSVKVEQKGIFDILARNGIRYDSSVFPIAFHPDYGNSLSCLSPFKVTEEIIEFPMGCFRQFGVNLPCCGGGYFRLLPYRFIAHGIRQCNKEGRPVVFYIHPWELDPGQPRVKLPAIKTFRHYYNLEKTEVRLNRLLSQFEFDTIRSVYGI